A window of Carassius carassius chromosome 44, fCarCar2.1, whole genome shotgun sequence contains these coding sequences:
- the LOC132126301 gene encoding myomesin-2-like isoform X3, translated as MPAKGVTLYRQEQSQHQSSKHVVQHSSRKSSSRVEKKEQVQASEAMAEQAYTVPTFRERAPEGMQEYQRMAAHFGRDLAQLQQELHRMKVATKEQVNNIEITREVKGMWKDYPAEVPKAPDFQISLRAHTVWEKTPVKLFCTVSGQPSPTVKWYRNNVAIEPLSAPGKYKIENKYGVHSLIISRCAVTDSGVYSVVATNPHGKATSKATVCVRRPLEGGELSHLPGQAPLFGIHPSKLEVTLLGSFGVTFGTEGQSVSLVANMVVVPDLPNLPPEAMWYRDDTLLVPSRWAEMSIGGGVAKLTLPHLNKDDEGLYTLRIWSKDGTVEHSAYLFVKDATPTVAGAPGAPMDVKVSDVNPDYVLVSWKPPNTTHEAPITGYFVDRRKSGTKDWVQCNDSPVKVCKLPIHGLTEGASYHFRVRAVNKDGISLPSRMSSGVTAAEVESDVEGVPSAPGQVIASRNTKTSAFVQWEASKHAHNLMGYYVDASLVGSKKWFPCNHRPYKHTRFVVHGLVPGDTYVFRVQAVNAYGLSEESQESAPLFIDAALSTPSAPYGISLLNCNGSSMTLAWKRPKNTGGSKITSYYLDKREAGSVDWNEVGPNPAFHRTFTVENLTSGVFYEFKVQASNLAGVGLPSQPSKAFACEAWTMAEPGPAYDISFWEVRDTSVLVQWKPPVYSGDCPITGYFLDMAKKGSSDFTTVNAEPIGHCYLKVAGLETGASYVFRVRALNAKGVGKASDVSDPVCAKALPGTKEIVCGVDEETGDIFLKFEACEVSETSQFTWSKSYKEITESSKVSITSSGRHSKLTFVNAEKEDLGVYSVSVTDTDGVSSSYSINEEELKKMQELSYNIRHPIVPLKTELNYEILEKGHVRFWVQALKLSSSVNYRFIVNDKAITSAEGYKISHDVSIGVIQMTIEHFTKANEGTYTIQMQDGKAKSQSTLVLVGDAFKVALKEADFQRKEHIRKQGPHFSEYLSFHVTDDCTVMLVCKLANVKKETTFTWFKEDEEITVDVPPNPMSGSCSLPIPMFSRKDQGIYKAVLGDDRGKDTSVYDISGKVFEDIINAIASIAGSSASDLVLQCTPEGIRLQCYMKYYTEEMKTIWFHRESKISSSEKMRIGGTSEMAWMQICEPTDREKGHYTIEIHDGKKSYSRTFDLSGQAYTDAYAEFQRLKAAAFAEKNRGRVVGGLPDVVTIMEKKSLSLTCTVWGDPNPEVTWFKNEQEIVTDDRYKVTFEGGKFASLTINTVYVEDSGKYSINVRNKYGGEFVEITVSVYKQGEDIPEPRLGKMAKPVAAPKPAPQSAKTPTPTPSVKSPTPTPPPSVKSPTPAPKSPTPPRSLRSPTPPRSVRSPTPTKK; from the exons ATGCCTGCGAAGGGCGTTACACTTTATCGGCAGGAGCAATCGCAACATCAAAGCTCAAAACATGTTGTCCAACACTCAAG CAGGAAATCAAGCTCTCGGGTAGAGAAGAAGGAGCAGGTCCAGGCCTCTGAGGCTATGGCAGAACAAGCCTACACAGTGCCAACCTTCAGGGAGAG GGCTCCTGAAGGCATGCAGGAGTATCAGAGAATGGCGGCTCACTTTGGAAGAGATTTGGCTCAGCTGCAGCAGGAGCTGCACAGGATGAAAGTGGCCACAAAGGAGCAAGTCAACAATATTGAGATTACTAGAGAG GTGAAGGGAATGTGGAAGGATTATCCTGCGGAGGTTCCCAAAGCGCCGGACTTCCAGATCAGTCTGAGAGCTCACACTGTGTGGGAAAAGACTCCCGTCAAGCTGTTCTGCACCGTGTCCGGCCAACCCAGCCCTACTGTCAAATG GTATAGGAATAATGTTGCCATTGAGCCCTTGAGTGCTCCTGGAAAGTACAAAATTGAGAACAAGTACGGGGTTCACAGTCTGATTATTAGCAG ATGTGCAGTTACTGATTCTGGAGTGTACAGTGTTGTGGCAACCAATCCGCATGGAAAGGCCACTTCCAAAGCTACTGTCTGCGTCAGGA GGCCACTAGAGGGAGGAGAGCTCTCCCATCTGCCAGGGCAAG CTCCTCTCTTCGGCATTCATCCCAGCAAGCTTGAGGTGACCCTGCTGGGGTCATTTGGAGTGACGTTCGGTACCGAAGGACAGTCTGTTAGTCTGGTGGCCAACATGGTGGTGGTGCCTGATCTCCCAAACCTGCCACCCGAGGCCATGTGGTACAGAGATG atACTTTGCTAGTTCCATCCAGGTGGGCTGAGATGTCAATTGGTGGTGGGGTCGCCAAGCTTACACTTCCTCACCTGAACAAGGATGATGagggtctttacactcttcgtaTCTGGAGCAAGGATGGAACTGTTGAACACAGTGCTTACCTGTTTGTTAAAG ATGCCACTCCCACAGTGGCCGGGGCCCCTGGAGCCCCCATGGATGTTAAAGTCTCTGATGTCAACCCAGATTATGTCCTGGTCTCCTGGAAACCTCCAAACACCACCCATGAGGCTCCCATCACTGGATACTTTGTGGACAG ACGCAAGTCAGGAACCAAGGACTGGGTCCAGTGCAATGACTCCCCTGTGAAAGTGTGCAAGCTGCCCATCCACGGCCTGACCGAGGGGGCTTCCTATCACTTCAGAGTGAGGGCTGTGAACAAAGATGGCATCAGTCTGCCTTCCAGGATGTCTTCTGGAGTGACCGCTGCAGAAGTGGAGAGTGATGTGGAAG GTGTCCCCTCTGCCCCAGGACAGGTGATTGCTTCTAGAAACACTAAAACGTCTGCTTTTGTGCAATGGGAGGCCTCGAAACATGCTCACAACCTCATGGGTTACTATGTGGATGCCTCTCTGGTCGGCTCCAAAAAATGGTTTCCTTGTAACCACAGGCCTTACAAACACACCAG GTTTGTGGTCCATGGTTTGGTCCCCGGAGATACTTACGTGTTCCGTGTGCAAGCCGTGAATGCTTACGGGTTGAGCGAAGAATCACAGGAATCTGCTCCTCTCTTCATTGATGCTGCTCTTT CTACTCCCTCCGCCCCATACGGCATCAGTCTGCTGAACTGTAATGGATCCTCCATGACCCTGGCCTGGAAACGCCCCAAAAACACGGGCGGCTCTAAGATCACATCTTACTACCTGGACAAGCGTGAAGCAGGATCAGTCGACTGGAATGAGGTTGGCCCCAATCCGGCTTTCCACAGGACCTTCACG GTGGAGAATCTGACCAGTGGAGTTTTCTACGAGTTCAAGGTTCAGGCTTCTAACTTGGCCGGAGTTGGCCTGCCATCTCAGCCCAGCAAAGCTTTTGCCTGTGAAGCCTGGACAATGGCTGAACCTG GCCCAGCGTATGACATTAGTTTCTGGGAGGTGCGTGACACCTCCGTCCTGGTGCAGTGGAAGCCTCCTGTGTACAGCGGAGACTGTCCCATCACTGGCTACTTTCTGGACATGGCTAAgaagggctcatctgattttacCACTGTGAATGCCGAGCCGATTGGGCATTGCTACTTGAAG GTGGCTGGACTAGAGACTGGAGCGTCGTATGTGTTCAGAGTGCGGGCTTTGAATGCTAAAGGTGTTGGAAAAGCTTCAGATGTGTCCGATCCTGTATGTGCAAAAGCACTGCCAG gTACAAAGGAGATTGTATGTGGTGTGGATGAAGAAACCGGAGACATTTTCTTAAAATTTGAAGCTTGTGAAGTTTCCGAGACCTCTCAGTTCACATGGTCAAAGTCCTACAAAGAAATCACTGAATCAAGCAAGGTCTCCATCACGTCCTCTGGAAGACA CTCTAAGCTTACATTTGTAAATGCTGAGAAGGAGGATTTGGGCGTCTACTCTGTCTCGGTGACTGACACAGATGGAGTTTCATCCAGTTACTCCATCAATGAAGAAG AGCTCAAAAAAATGCAGGAGCTGAGCTATAACATCAGACATCCCA TTGTTCCGCTGAAGACGGAGCTGAATTATGAGATTCTGGAGAAGGGTCACGTGCGGTTCTGGGTGCAGGCTCTGAAGTTGTCCTCCTCTGTCAACTACAGGTTCATCGTCAACGATAAAGCCATCACAAGTGCTGAG GGTTACAAAATCAGCCATGATGTCTCTATTGGAGTCATCCAGATGACTATTGAGCACTTCACCAAGGCCAATGAAGGCACTTACACCATTCAGATGCAAGATGGCAAGGCCAAAAGTCAAAGCACACTGGTTCTTGTGGGAGATG CATTCAAAGTTGCTCTGAAGGAAGCTGATTTCCAGAGAAAAGAGCACATCAGAAAACAAG GCCCTCACTTCTCAGaatacctgtctttccatgtGACAGATGACTGCACAGTGATGCTTGTGTGCAAG CTGGCCAACGTgaagaaagagacaacatttaccTGGTTTAAAGAGGATGAAGAAATTACTGTTGATGTTCCACCAAACCCAATGTCTGGATCTTGTTCTCTTCCAATTCCCATG TTCTCCAGAAAAGACCAGGGAATTTACAAAGCTGTACTGGGTGATGACCGTGGAAAAGACACTTCGGTCTATGATATTTCTGGCAAAG TGTTTGAAGATATCATCAACGCCATCGCCAGTATTGCTG GTTCCTCTGCCTCTGACTTGGTTCTTCAGTGCACACCAGAGGGTATCAGACTGCAATGCTACATGAAGTACTACACAGAGGAGATGAAAACTATCTGGTTTCATAG AGAGAGTAAGATCTCGTCCTCAGAGAAGATGAGAATCGGAGGCACATCTGAGATGGCCTGGATGCAGATCTGTGAGCCCACAGATAGGGAAAAGGGACATTATACCATCGAAATTCATGATGGGAAAAAATCATACTCTCGCACCTTTGACCTTTCTGGACAAG CATACACTGATGCCTATGCAGAGTTCCAGAGACTTAA AGCTGCTGCCTTTGCAGAGAAGA ACCGTGGTAGAGTGGTAGGTGGCCTGCCAGATGTTGTCACCATTATGGAGAAGAAG AGCCTGAGTCTTACTTGCACAGTGTGGGGTGACCCCAACCCAGAGGTTACCTGGTTTAAGAATGAGCAGGAGATTGTTACTGATGACCGCTACAAGGTCACCTTCGAGGGCGGCAAGTTCGCCAGCCTCACTATCAATACTGTGTATGTGGAAGATTCTGGAAAATACAGCATCAATGTACGGAACAAGTACGGAGGTGAATTTGTGGAGATCACAGTCAGCGTCTACAAGCAAGGCGAAGACATCCCAGAGCCCAGATTGGGAAAGATGGCCAAGCCCGTCGCTGCCCCCAAGCCAGCTCCACAGTCCGCAAAGACCCCAACCCCTACGCCCTCCGTGAAGTCCCCAACCCCTACTCCACCTCCCTCTGTGAAATCTCCCACTCCAGCTCCTAAATCCCCCACCCCACCCAGATCCCTGAGATCCCCCACCCCACCAAGATCCGTGAGATCCCCCACCCCTACTAAGAAGTAA